In Streptomyces nojiriensis, one genomic interval encodes:
- a CDS encoding AfsR/SARP family transcriptional regulator produces MVHIRVLGSFAAERDGEAIPLGGHRQRSVLALLVSARGRVVSVDRMIEELWQGAPPARAVASLQAYVSNLRRLLEPGRAPRTPARLLVSTPPGYALRLPEDAVDAWRFERLLGRAREALHAEPDTAGALLREALALWQGPAYAETADEPWTHAEIMRLGELRLAARELGIAAGLRGGGDIAGAVAEAALLTREEPLREEAWRLHALALWAAGRQADALSVLRRARKVLADEVGLDPGAALVELEKAVLAQDGRVLREATRPPEPVPHAQPVPRAPEVSGALAATGAELFVGREEELERLTVAAHRARTAGPGVALVTGEAGMGKSALLHALGDRLRAEGWLVAFGRTTDAEGAPPAWAWVEALRAVAATAPPGPAVAAALAPLLAEGAPVTGRAPLGEDVAAGRFRLHRAVGRWLGEAAGGRPVAVVLDDLHWADAETLALLSGAADLAPGTALLLVGAYRPEDTDGPLDDALAGLARRAPARIALRGLTEEAVAEVVRAVGGPQVDAEVMTALAERTGGNPFYVRESARLLGSEGSLVALSEVPEGVRDVLRRRLGRLPEAVVGVLRLAAVAGRECGVEVLVGAADTGEDGVLGALEAGLLAGLLAEPEPGRVRFAHVLVRDTLLADLSRLRSSRMHGRIAACLERLAPDDVSALAHHHVRAASSATAAKAVAYCLRAARLAESRFAHDVAAALLAEAVECFERVPAGSGGDRDAERAELLGRLVRAQVRAGAVMAARTTRRTAIDRAVGAGRDDLLIAAFTAWTEPTPWQTRPYGVVDGPVVELLERLLARPGHEPAVRCGLLGAYAAELSDAKVAGVRAAAREALALAEGTGDPALRAGALAALAKELDADLEWPERAALGGELERIGAAHELPGHQWYGMFVRSTALAAEGEVAGARRLVERWTRFARTYRMPGPGAVGETVEATWAHVEGRFEEAEHLYRQAAARMARQGSPHAEGILAVAIATLRVSQGRLAQSLPWLRQVYAAFGPPAGDLLAVALAAAGEEREAREVLDRAGPLRTDYFFKVFATFRAMTLVMLGERAGAEELYAALLPYRDAPPPSSGFTVAVRPVARTLGELAVLLGREDEAAGHFARAAAIAERWHSPWGAA; encoded by the coding sequence ATGGTCCACATACGCGTACTCGGCTCCTTCGCGGCCGAGCGGGACGGCGAGGCGATCCCGCTCGGCGGCCACCGCCAGCGCTCCGTACTGGCCCTGCTCGTATCGGCGCGCGGCCGGGTCGTGTCCGTCGACCGGATGATCGAGGAGCTCTGGCAGGGGGCGCCGCCCGCCCGGGCCGTCGCCTCGCTCCAGGCGTACGTCTCCAACCTGCGCCGCCTCCTCGAACCGGGCCGGGCCCCGCGCACTCCCGCCCGGCTGCTGGTGAGCACGCCGCCCGGGTACGCGCTGCGGCTTCCCGAGGACGCCGTCGACGCCTGGCGCTTCGAGCGGCTGCTCGGCCGGGCCCGCGAGGCCCTGCACGCCGAGCCGGACACCGCCGGAGCCCTGCTCCGCGAGGCGCTGGCGCTGTGGCAGGGGCCGGCGTACGCGGAGACGGCCGACGAGCCGTGGACCCACGCCGAGATCATGCGGCTCGGCGAGCTGCGGCTGGCCGCCCGCGAACTCGGCATCGCCGCCGGGCTGCGGGGCGGCGGCGACATCGCCGGGGCGGTCGCCGAGGCCGCGCTGCTGACCCGGGAAGAGCCGCTGCGGGAGGAGGCCTGGCGGCTGCACGCCCTCGCACTGTGGGCGGCGGGCCGGCAGGCCGACGCGCTCTCGGTGCTGCGCCGGGCCAGGAAGGTACTCGCAGACGAGGTGGGACTGGATCCCGGCGCCGCCCTGGTCGAGCTGGAGAAGGCGGTGCTGGCCCAGGACGGCCGGGTGCTGCGCGAGGCCACGCGACCACCGGAGCCTGTGCCGCATGCGCAGCCCGTACCGCGTGCGCCTGAGGTGTCCGGCGCGTTGGCCGCCACCGGGGCCGAGCTGTTCGTCGGGCGCGAGGAGGAACTGGAGCGGCTGACGGTGGCGGCGCACCGGGCCCGCACGGCCGGCCCCGGCGTCGCACTGGTCACCGGCGAGGCCGGGATGGGCAAGTCGGCGCTGCTGCACGCCCTCGGCGACCGGCTCCGCGCCGAAGGCTGGCTCGTCGCCTTCGGGCGCACCACCGACGCCGAGGGCGCGCCACCCGCCTGGGCCTGGGTCGAAGCACTGCGCGCCGTCGCGGCGACCGCCCCGCCCGGGCCCGCGGTGGCCGCCGCGCTGGCGCCCCTGCTGGCCGAGGGCGCTCCCGTCACCGGCCGTGCGCCCCTCGGCGAGGACGTCGCCGCCGGGCGGTTCCGGCTGCACCGCGCCGTCGGCCGGTGGCTGGGGGAGGCCGCGGGCGGGCGGCCCGTCGCCGTCGTCCTGGACGACCTGCACTGGGCCGACGCCGAGACACTGGCGCTGCTGTCGGGCGCGGCCGACCTCGCCCCGGGTACCGCGCTGCTCCTCGTGGGGGCGTACCGGCCGGAGGACACGGACGGCCCGCTCGACGACGCCCTGGCCGGACTGGCACGGCGTGCACCGGCCCGGATCGCGCTGCGCGGCCTGACCGAGGAGGCCGTGGCCGAGGTGGTCCGTGCCGTGGGCGGCCCGCAGGTCGACGCGGAGGTCATGACCGCGCTGGCCGAACGCACGGGAGGCAACCCCTTCTACGTCCGGGAGAGCGCCAGGCTGCTGGGCAGCGAGGGCTCGCTCGTGGCACTGTCCGAGGTGCCCGAGGGCGTACGGGACGTGCTGCGTCGGCGGCTCGGACGTCTCCCCGAGGCGGTGGTGGGCGTCCTGCGCCTGGCCGCGGTGGCCGGCCGGGAGTGCGGCGTCGAGGTCCTGGTCGGGGCGGCGGACACCGGCGAGGACGGGGTACTGGGCGCCCTGGAGGCCGGGCTGCTCGCCGGGCTGCTGGCCGAGCCCGAGCCCGGGCGGGTCCGGTTCGCCCACGTGCTGGTACGCGACACCCTGCTGGCGGACCTCAGCCGGCTGCGCTCCTCGCGGATGCACGGCCGGATCGCGGCCTGCCTGGAGCGGCTCGCCCCGGACGACGTCTCCGCGCTGGCCCACCACCACGTACGCGCGGCCTCCTCGGCGACGGCGGCGAAGGCGGTCGCGTACTGCCTGCGGGCCGCCCGGCTCGCAGAGAGCCGGTTCGCCCATGACGTGGCCGCCGCGCTGCTCGCCGAGGCGGTGGAGTGCTTCGAGCGGGTGCCCGCGGGGTCCGGCGGCGACCGGGACGCCGAGCGCGCCGAGCTGCTGGGCCGGCTGGTGCGGGCCCAGGTGCGGGCGGGGGCGGTCATGGCGGCCCGTACGACCCGGCGTACGGCGATCGACCGCGCGGTCGGCGCCGGCCGGGACGACCTGCTGATCGCGGCGTTCACGGCATGGACCGAGCCGACGCCGTGGCAGACGCGGCCCTACGGCGTGGTCGACGGACCGGTGGTGGAGCTGCTGGAGCGCCTGCTGGCGCGGCCCGGACACGAACCCGCCGTACGGTGCGGGCTGCTGGGCGCGTACGCCGCCGAGCTGTCCGACGCCAAGGTGGCGGGCGTACGGGCGGCGGCCCGCGAGGCGCTCGCCCTCGCGGAGGGCACCGGGGACCCCGCGCTGCGGGCGGGGGCGCTCGCGGCGCTGGCCAAGGAACTCGACGCCGACCTGGAATGGCCCGAACGCGCGGCGCTGGGAGGCGAACTCGAACGGATCGGCGCCGCGCACGAGCTCCCCGGCCACCAGTGGTACGGGATGTTCGTCCGCTCCACGGCGCTGGCCGCCGAGGGCGAAGTGGCCGGCGCCCGCCGGCTCGTGGAACGCTGGACACGGTTCGCGCGGACCTACCGGATGCCCGGACCGGGCGCCGTCGGCGAGACGGTCGAGGCGACCTGGGCCCATGTCGAGGGGCGGTTCGAGGAGGCGGAGCACCTCTACCGGCAGGCGGCCGCGCGGATGGCCCGGCAGGGATCCCCGCACGCGGAGGGGATCCTGGCGGTCGCGATCGCGACGCTGCGGGTGAGCCAGGGGCGGCTCGCGCAGTCGCTGCCGTGGCTGCGGCAGGTGTACGCGGCCTTCGGCCCGCCGGCCGGGGACCTGCTCGCGGTCGCGCTGGCCGCCGCGGGTGAGGAGCGGGAGGCCCGCGAAGTCCTCGACCGGGCGGGACCGCTGCGGACGGACTACTTCTTCAAGGTCTTCGCGACCTTCCGGGCGATGACCCTGGTCATGCTCGGGGAACGGGCGGGCGCCGAGGAGTTGTACGCGGCCCTGCTGCCCTACCGGGACGCCCCGCCGCCCTCCTCCGGGTTCACCGTGGCGGTCCGCCCGGTGGCCCGCACCCTGGGCGAGCTGGCCGTGCTGCTGGGCCGCGAGGACGAGGCCGCCGGCCACTTCGCGCGCGCGGCGGCCATCGCCGAGCGGTGGCACAGCCCGTGGGGAGCCGCCTGA
- a CDS encoding citrate synthase yields the protein MSDQTDSGRRLSTQEAARALGVKPATVYAYVSRGQLSSRRDPAGRGSSFDAAEVEALARRSRREAAAPTGELSVRTALTLIEPDRYYFRGVDAVELASRYRYEEVAEWLWTGTLTPGARFTAPPQTLEAARRAVAALPEHGGPIDRLRVAVAAAAVADPLRFDLSEEAVLGSARALIPTLVGALPAVGTARWAGDGRIARQLWSRLTEREPDPDALAVLDLALALLVDHDLAASTLAVRVAASARAHPYAAVSAGLGVLEGPLHGAAGRLAHRMLVEVLEQGGAAPVVAEYLRAGRRVPGLGHRLYQGEDPRARVLFARLEALEQAGPALGAAREVAAVMARQGGLHANVDLALAVLTVSCGMPAEAGETVFAVARTAGWMAHALEEYQERPLRMRPSGQYHGPRPPRPMP from the coding sequence ATGAGCGACCAGACGGACAGCGGGCGCAGGCTCAGCACGCAGGAGGCGGCCCGTGCACTCGGGGTGAAACCGGCGACGGTCTACGCGTACGTCAGCCGGGGCCAGCTGAGCAGCCGCCGCGATCCCGCCGGGCGGGGCAGCAGCTTCGACGCCGCCGAGGTGGAGGCCCTGGCCCGGCGGAGCCGGCGCGAGGCGGCGGCCCCCACCGGGGAACTGTCCGTCCGTACGGCACTCACCCTCATCGAGCCCGACCGGTACTACTTCCGCGGCGTGGACGCCGTGGAGCTGGCCTCCCGGTACCGCTACGAGGAGGTCGCCGAGTGGCTCTGGACGGGCACCCTCACGCCCGGGGCCCGGTTCACCGCGCCCCCGCAGACCCTGGAGGCGGCCCGGCGGGCGGTGGCCGCGCTGCCGGAACACGGCGGCCCCATCGACCGGTTGCGGGTGGCCGTCGCCGCCGCCGCGGTGGCGGATCCGCTGCGCTTCGACCTGTCCGAGGAGGCGGTACTCGGCTCCGCGCGCGCCCTGATCCCCACGCTGGTCGGCGCGCTGCCGGCGGTGGGCACGGCCCGATGGGCCGGGGACGGCCGGATCGCCCGGCAGTTGTGGTCACGGCTGACGGAGCGGGAGCCGGACCCGGACGCGCTGGCCGTGCTGGACCTCGCGCTGGCCCTGCTGGTCGACCACGACCTGGCCGCCTCGACCCTGGCCGTACGGGTGGCCGCCTCCGCGCGGGCCCATCCGTACGCGGCGGTGTCCGCCGGGCTCGGCGTCCTGGAGGGCCCGCTGCACGGCGCGGCCGGACGGCTCGCGCACCGGATGCTGGTGGAGGTGCTGGAACAGGGCGGGGCCGCGCCGGTGGTGGCGGAGTACCTGCGGGCGGGACGGCGGGTCCCCGGGCTCGGCCACCGGCTGTACCAGGGCGAGGATCCGCGCGCACGGGTGCTCTTCGCCCGGCTGGAAGCGCTGGAACAGGCCGGTCCGGCGCTGGGCGCGGCACGCGAGGTGGCTGCGGTGATGGCCCGGCAGGGCGGGCTGCACGCCAATGTGGACCTGGCGCTGGCCGTGCTGACGGTGTCGTGCGGGATGCCGGCCGAGGCCGGGGAGACGGTCTTCGCGGTCGCCCGTACGGCGGGCTGGATGGCGCACGCCCTGGAGGAGTACCAGGAGCGGCCGCTGCGGATGCGGCCGAGCGGGCAGTACCACGGGCCCCGCCCGCCCCGGCCGATGCCGTGA